In Coffea arabica cultivar ET-39 chromosome 9e, Coffea Arabica ET-39 HiFi, whole genome shotgun sequence, the genomic window AATCTGGTCTAAGTCACTGCGATCTGTGATCTCATTAACTCTCTATTCTTGAATAATCCGCGATGATTTCCCAAATGCCCCCTTAATCTTTCACGTGCGCACAAACATACACACCCATATACACAAAACACGCGCGcgcatacacacacacacagactaGTGTTGAGAGCATACCCAATGTGTGTGCAATTAGGAAATAAttaaaatgaattaattttgtataaattttatttgttacatacaaaaaatttgGTTTATATGCTTATAGTAGTAATTTGGTAGTTACAATATTTAGCATGATTATGAGTGgttatattgacaaaatgtGATTAAGTGATTAaggtaaaaattaatttttataaggataaaattgaaagtttAAAAGATGACAGAAAGAAGAATTTACACCATCTGTCATTACTCAGGCATTATATATTATGTGTGCGCGTGTGTATATGTTGAGAATCACATTTATTTAATGAAACAAATCACCGTATTAGTGCCTTCTACTTTTATAGGTAACAAACATTAACCTAATTAATCACGGTAGACTAAGTTCATTGCTTTTATGCTAAGGGGGTTTTCTCTTCAGCTCTAAAGCGGAAACTTGTAAATAACACATATTACAAGGTAATAAGAAAGCTTATTATGGAAATTCGATAGTTGCGGACaaggagaaaaaggaaatgaaaagcaAGGATGAATATGTACGTTGGCATTTCGACTCATGTAGTAACATATCTATAATTTATGTATTCGTACTATGAGACGACAAAATTGTATGTGGTATGTGCTAATCAACTTTGTATAAAGCCAAAACTCATTCATCCAGAACATTGTTCATATCATATACGTACTAGCTAGTAGCAAAGTGCAAAAGCAGAGGCTGTTGTAGCTACAACTTATTCAAGCACAAATTCTCATCGTCCTTGTTGATGAAGATCCTTCTTGCCATCATCTTCTTGTCATCAGTCCTGCTGCAAAAATCAGGTAAATAATAGTGTAGTATCACTTACGGGGGTTTTAGAAACCCGCGTATGCGTACATTTATATTCTCGAGGAATCCAAGATTGCATTAAAATGTAGTAACTAGACAGCTTTCTGATTTAAGTAAATTAAGGCAGAAGAATGAACTCGTCCCACCCTTTCTGATATTGTTAGATCCATGTTTTTAATTAACTAGCTATTTATTTAAATATGTGGTCCTCATTGGATGGATTGGAGTCTGATGGGTAGATGGACAGAGAGAGGACTGGTGCATATCGGACGAGCAATATCCGGATGAAGAGTTGCAGAAGGCCATGGAATGGGCTTGTCACAACGGAGCAAACTGCGACAGCCTACAGCCAAACAGACCCTGCTTCCTTCCCAGTACGATCAGGGACCATGCTTCCTACGCATTCAACAGCTACTATCAGAACATGAAACACAAAGGAGCCAGTTGTTACTTCCTTGGTGCTGCAGTTTTAACTGCCCTTAATCCAAGTAAGCCTGCTTTTTACTTGGCATTGTATCACCGTCTGATGTTTGGAGCACAATCTGAGATTTCTTTTATGGCTACGTTAACTCAACTCTGTATCCAGAGTTCAGACAAAGCCTCGTTAACATAAGCATCTTCAATCCAAGAAAATtactagacaaaaaaaaaaaaaaagtatcttGAAGTCCTCGAGTCTGTGGTCCTAATTGTGTGGTTGGCAGATTAGTGAATAAGTGATGGTGGCTTGAAGTTGAAGAACCAGCAGATcttaagtcttttttttttctcttttcccacAGCTAATTAAGCTAGCTGCTCAATCATCAATGCGTCTTCACATACTACATACTGATACAGAGTAGTTAGTGTATAACCAACCCCATATCAGATTACTTGCTTtttaagttctttttttttccgtcaTTTCTCATACAGATCCAGGTTTGTCCACGAACCGGGCAAACAATAGTAAGAAACagggaaatttgccaaattggtctcttatatttaaaaaaaaaaaaaacttttttagtccCTCCAATTTAAAATCAGGTATAATAGTCCCTCAGATATAAAAAAGTTTGCCCAAAACTCATTTTCGTTCAGTTCTCTGGCCAAAAAACGCATACCTCCTTTACGTGCTAAACCAAgatgtaaaaaagaaaaagaaaaaagtaaagaTAAGAAAGGCGGTGGGATTGGATCAAAGCAGAATAGCCACATTATGAAAAGAAGTATAATCATAAACTGTAGCGTTCTAGTCTTTAATCTGTTACTCAGATTTATTCGGTCAAACTGAGATTCCTGTTGGGGATTTTACATCGGCAGGCCACGGTTCGTGCAAGTTTGAGACGCTTCCCTGAACAGAATTGCTGAAGACATTATTCATCTGGGAGATCAATCAGGTCTTTTTATCATATACGAGTTACGGAGAGAGTTTGAATGAATGTAAACAATGTCCAAAGTAAGACCTGGATGTGCATGTTTACAACCCTTTTCCATTTCCACTTTTATAGCTCCTTTGTCATTTGAATGTGATCCTAATTTATGATTCATCAAAAGTGTATTTATTTTGGCCCACAGCTGTTCTTCAAAAGCTGAGTTCCATTCATAATTTGGGCCTCCACTCCAGGCTCCCGTGTGTCAACAGCATCATGTCAGCCTGCATTTTAGTCCAAAACACATGGGCTGAGATTGACCCAAAAGACGTACTACAGTACTGGTTGATGAGATGGAGGATTAGCCATATCTATAAAAGTAACAAATACCTACGAgtaaatattatatacactgactgacagtatatacattatcactaccgttggattcatgacatgattgcAAAAGTTaagttttaaattcaaatttttgcatagttgtcattcatccaacgttAACAGTGTATAATAATGatgtatatactatcagtgtagtaggaaagattaatccaataCTTATCCCATGTCCCAGTAATACTAGTATTAGTTGGCTTGCCTGGGAGGGAGAAATTGCAATTTGCGTTTTCTGGAGTTAATGTGATGTCCAGATATGAATGACACAGACTACAAAGTCAAAAATCTAGGCATTGAATTTGAAGGTGGTCAAGTCGTGAGCTGTTGCCTGTAACTATCCATGCTACTAATAAGTAAAGGTAAGGACCACCTGACCTGGGCTGTTAGCCCTATATCATGATCGTAGGGATGGAAGCAGACGATCAAGATCAAGGAGGAGGAATGGAGGAGTCACTAGTCAGTAGAGGAGGAGGACTGGTACAAATCACAA contains:
- the LOC113709742 gene encoding glucan endo-1,3-beta-glucosidase 13 — translated: MFSDGQDEEKYWCIADEQFPDEVLEEATDWACRNGADCSEIEPGGCCYLPNTVKDHASYAFNSYYQHMKHLGGTCYLVLIQVSKVAYETSFSHGQREDWCISDEQYPDEELQKAMEWACHNGANCDSLQPNRPCFLPSTIRDHASYAFNSYYQNMKHKGASCYFLGAAVLTALNPSHGSCKFETLP